Proteins encoded in a region of the Pseudomonas denitrificans (nom. rej.) genome:
- a CDS encoding lactate permease LctP family transporter, whose amino-acid sequence MQTWQQIYTPLGSLGLSALVAVIPIVFFFLALAVFRLKGHVAGSITLALSIIIAIAAFGMPADMAIAAAGYGFAYGLWPIAWIIVAAVFLYKLTVKSGQFEVIRSSVLSITGDQRLQVLLIGFSFGAFLEGAAGFGAPVAITAALLVGLGFNPLYAAGLCLIANTAPVAFGALGIPIIVAGQVTGIDAFKIGAMTGRQLPFLSILVPFWLVFMMDGLKGVKETWPAALVAGGSFAITQYFTSNFIGPELPDITSALVSLISLTLFLKVWQPASEREVVATAGGAAVMGSNGPRSAEPTPYSFGEILKAWSPFLVLTVMVTIWTLKPFKALFAPGGALYNLVFNFAIPHLDQLVVKTAPIVATPTPIAAVFKLDPVSATGTAIFLSAVISMFVLRISAKTGLTTFKETLVELKWPILSIGMVLAFAFVTNYSGMSTTLALVLAGTGAAFPFFSPFLGWLGVFLTGSDTSSNALFSSLQSTTAHQIGVNDTLLVAANTSGGVTGKMISPQSIAVACAATGMVGKESDLFRFTLKHSLMFAAIVGLITLAQAYIFTGMLVH is encoded by the coding sequence ATGCAAACCTGGCAGCAGATCTACACCCCGCTCGGCAGCCTCGGCCTGTCCGCGCTGGTCGCCGTCATTCCGATCGTGTTCTTCTTCCTCGCCCTCGCCGTGTTCCGCCTCAAGGGCCACGTCGCCGGCAGCATTACCCTCGCCCTCTCGATCATCATCGCCATCGCCGCCTTCGGCATGCCCGCCGACATGGCCATCGCCGCCGCCGGTTATGGCTTCGCCTACGGCCTGTGGCCAATCGCCTGGATCATCGTCGCGGCGGTGTTCCTCTACAAACTCACGGTCAAGAGCGGCCAGTTCGAGGTGATCCGCAGCTCGGTGCTGTCGATCACCGGCGACCAGCGCCTGCAGGTGCTGCTGATCGGCTTCTCCTTCGGCGCCTTCCTCGAAGGTGCGGCGGGCTTCGGCGCGCCGGTGGCGATCACCGCCGCCCTGCTGGTCGGCCTGGGCTTCAATCCGCTGTATGCCGCGGGCCTGTGCCTGATCGCCAACACCGCGCCGGTCGCCTTCGGCGCCCTGGGCATCCCGATCATCGTGGCGGGCCAGGTCACCGGCATCGACGCGTTCAAGATCGGCGCCATGACCGGCCGCCAGCTGCCGTTCCTGTCGATCCTCGTGCCGTTCTGGCTGGTGTTCATGATGGATGGCCTCAAGGGCGTGAAGGAAACCTGGCCGGCCGCCCTGGTCGCTGGCGGCAGCTTCGCCATCACCCAGTACTTCACCTCCAACTTCATCGGCCCGGAACTGCCGGACATCACCTCCGCCCTGGTCAGCCTGATTTCCCTGACCCTGTTCCTGAAAGTCTGGCAACCCGCCAGCGAGCGCGAAGTGGTCGCCACCGCCGGCGGCGCCGCCGTCATGGGCAGCAACGGCCCGCGCAGCGCCGAGCCCACCCCCTACAGCTTCGGCGAAATCCTCAAGGCCTGGTCGCCCTTCCTGGTGCTGACCGTCATGGTCACCATCTGGACCCTGAAGCCGTTCAAGGCGCTCTTCGCTCCGGGCGGCGCGCTGTACAACCTGGTGTTCAACTTCGCCATCCCGCACCTCGACCAACTGGTGGTGAAGACCGCGCCCATCGTCGCCACCCCGACGCCGATCGCCGCCGTGTTCAAACTGGACCCGGTCTCGGCCACCGGCACCGCGATCTTCCTCTCCGCCGTGATCTCGATGTTCGTCCTGCGCATCAGCGCGAAAACTGGTCTGACCACCTTCAAGGAGACCCTGGTCGAGCTGAAGTGGCCGATCCTCTCCATCGGCATGGTCCTGGCCTTCGCCTTCGTCACCAACTACTCGGGCATGTCCACCACCCTGGCGCTGGTCCTGGCCGGCACCGGTGCGGCGTTCCCGTTCTTCTCGCCGTTCCTCGGCTGGCTGGGCGTGTTCCTGACCGGTTCGGATACCTCCTCCAACGCCCTGTTCAGCTCGCTGCAGTCCACCACCGCACACCAGATCGGGGTCAATGACACCCTGCTGGTGGCCGCCAACACCAGCGGCGGCGTGACCGGCAAGATGATCTCGCCGCAATCCATCGCCGTGGCCTGCGCCGCCACCGGCATGGTCGGCAAGGAATCCGATCTGTTCCGCTTCACCCTCAAGCACAGCCTGATGTTCGCCGCCATTGTGGGTCTGATCACCCTGGCCCAGGCCTACATCTTCACCGGCATGCTGGTTCACTAA
- a CDS encoding FAD-binding and (Fe-S)-binding domain-containing protein has protein sequence MSLPAAFLDTVEHLIPRERRFDDALSTLAFGTDASFYRLIPKLVIRVESEDEVASLLKSAHTNKVAVTFRAAGTSLSGQAVSDSVLLVLGDNWNGRDIRDGGTQIRLQPGVIGAQANAWLAPFGRKIGPDPASINACKIGGIVANNASGMCCGTAQNSYHTLAGMRLLLADGTLLDSELPGSLAAFRESHGTLLDQLAELGRQTRANTELAAKIRHKYRLKNTTGLSLNALVDYDEPLDILTHLMVGSEGTLGFISAVTYDTVPDHPNKASALIVFPDVETCCKAVTVLKQQPVSAVELLDRRSLRSVENMQGMPTWVKSLSEGACALLIESRAATQSLLHEQLAQISASIAGYPVEKQVDFSEDPAVYNQLWRIRKDTFPAVGAVRETGTTVIIEDVTFPVEQLAEGVNRLIELFDKHGYDEAILFGHALEGNLHFVFTQGFESPEQIARYSAFMDDVAHLVAVEYGGSLKAEHGTGRNMAPFVELEWGHDAYQLMWQLKRLLDPTGILNPGVVLTDDPQLHLKNLKPLPAADEIVDKCIECGFCEPVCPSKGLTLSPRQRIVMWRDIQAKRRAGVDTTELERDYQYQGIDTCAATGLCAQRCPVNINTGELVRKLRAEEAHHAGAATWLARNFATALKGAKFMLHAANGARMVLGAPRLARLSASISHASKGRVPQWTPSMPQPVRLAAASQPVDNGKPRVVYLTACVSRAMGPAAADEEQMPLIDKTRQLLEKAGYQVVFPDNADNLCCGQPFASKGYKSQADAKRDELLAELLRASRGGLDPIYCDTSPCTLRLVQELADDRLKIYDPVKFIRTHLVERLDFQPQDKPVAVHVTCSTQHLGESQALIDLVKRCTREVVIPEGIHCCGFAGDKGFTTPELNAHSLRTLKDAVQYCEEGVSTSRTCEIGLSAHGGIDYRGVVYLVDRVTRARSSTVQA, from the coding sequence ATGAGCCTGCCCGCCGCGTTCCTCGACACGGTAGAACACCTGATCCCCCGCGAGCGCCGCTTCGACGACGCGCTCTCGACCCTGGCCTTCGGCACCGACGCCAGCTTCTACCGGCTGATCCCCAAGCTGGTGATCCGCGTCGAGAGCGAAGACGAAGTCGCCAGCCTGCTCAAGTCCGCCCACACCAACAAGGTCGCGGTGACCTTCCGCGCCGCCGGTACCAGCCTCTCCGGCCAGGCCGTGAGCGACTCGGTGCTGCTGGTGCTGGGTGACAACTGGAACGGCCGCGACATCCGCGACGGCGGCACGCAGATTCGCCTGCAGCCTGGCGTCATCGGCGCCCAGGCCAACGCCTGGCTGGCTCCATTCGGCCGCAAGATCGGACCGGACCCGGCGTCGATCAACGCCTGCAAGATCGGCGGCATCGTCGCCAACAACGCCAGCGGCATGTGCTGCGGCACTGCGCAGAACAGCTACCACACCCTGGCCGGCATGCGCCTGCTGCTGGCCGACGGTACGCTGCTGGACAGCGAGTTGCCCGGCAGCCTCGCGGCCTTCCGCGAAAGCCACGGCACACTGCTCGACCAGCTCGCCGAGCTGGGCCGGCAGACCCGTGCCAACACCGAGCTGGCCGCGAAGATTCGCCACAAGTACCGCCTGAAGAACACCACCGGCCTGTCGCTGAATGCGCTGGTCGACTACGACGAGCCGCTGGATATCCTCACCCACCTGATGGTCGGATCCGAAGGCACCCTGGGCTTCATCAGCGCGGTCACCTACGACACCGTGCCCGACCACCCGAACAAGGCCAGCGCGCTGATCGTCTTCCCCGACGTGGAGACCTGCTGCAAGGCCGTGACCGTGCTCAAGCAGCAACCGGTCTCCGCCGTGGAACTGCTGGACCGCCGCAGCCTGCGCTCGGTGGAGAACATGCAGGGCATGCCGACGTGGGTGAAGAGCCTCTCCGAAGGCGCCTGCGCGCTGCTCATCGAATCCCGCGCAGCGACCCAGTCGCTGCTGCATGAACAACTCGCGCAGATCAGCGCCTCCATCGCCGGTTACCCGGTGGAGAAACAGGTCGACTTCAGCGAAGACCCGGCGGTCTACAACCAGCTCTGGCGCATCCGCAAGGACACCTTCCCGGCCGTCGGCGCAGTGCGCGAGACTGGCACCACGGTGATCATCGAGGACGTCACCTTCCCCGTCGAACAGCTGGCCGAGGGCGTGAACCGCCTGATCGAGCTGTTCGACAAGCACGGTTACGACGAAGCCATCCTGTTCGGCCACGCGCTGGAAGGGAACCTGCACTTCGTCTTCACCCAGGGTTTCGAATCGCCTGAGCAGATCGCGCGCTACTCGGCCTTCATGGACGACGTCGCGCACCTGGTCGCCGTGGAATACGGCGGCTCGCTCAAGGCCGAGCACGGCACCGGGCGCAACATGGCGCCCTTCGTCGAGCTGGAATGGGGCCACGACGCCTACCAACTGATGTGGCAGCTGAAGCGCCTGCTCGACCCCACCGGCATCCTCAACCCCGGCGTGGTGCTGACCGACGACCCGCAGCTGCACCTGAAGAACCTCAAACCGCTGCCGGCCGCCGACGAGATCGTCGACAAGTGCATCGAGTGTGGCTTCTGCGAGCCGGTTTGCCCGTCCAAGGGGCTGACCCTCAGCCCGCGCCAGCGCATCGTCATGTGGCGCGACATCCAGGCCAAGCGCCGCGCCGGCGTCGACACCACCGAGCTTGAGCGCGACTACCAGTACCAGGGCATCGACACCTGCGCCGCCACCGGCCTGTGCGCCCAGCGCTGCCCGGTGAACATCAACACCGGCGAGCTGGTCCGCAAGCTGCGCGCTGAAGAAGCGCATCACGCCGGCGCCGCCACCTGGCTGGCACGCAACTTCGCCACCGCACTCAAGGGTGCGAAGTTCATGCTGCACGCTGCCAACGGTGCGCGCATGGTCCTCGGCGCGCCGCGCCTGGCCCGCCTCAGCGCTTCCATCAGTCACGCCAGCAAGGGCCGCGTGCCGCAGTGGACGCCGTCCATGCCGCAGCCCGTGCGCCTGGCTGCCGCTTCGCAGCCTGTGGATAACGGCAAGCCGCGCGTCGTCTACCTCACCGCATGCGTATCCCGCGCCATGGGCCCGGCGGCGGCGGACGAAGAGCAGATGCCGCTGATCGACAAGACCCGCCAGTTGCTGGAGAAAGCCGGCTACCAGGTGGTCTTCCCGGACAACGCCGACAACCTCTGCTGCGGCCAGCCGTTCGCCTCCAAGGGCTACAAGAGCCAAGCCGACGCCAAGCGCGACGAACTGCTCGCCGAATTGCTGCGCGCCAGTCGGGGTGGTCTCGACCCGATCTACTGCGACACCAGCCCCTGCACCCTGCGCCTGGTGCAGGAACTGGCGGACGACCGGCTGAAGATCTACGACCCGGTGAAGTTCATCCGCACCCATCTGGTCGAGCGTCTGGACTTCCAGCCGCAGGACAAGCCGGTGGCCGTGCACGTCACCTGCAGCACCCAGCACCTGGGCGAAAGCCAGGCGCTGATCGACCTGGTCAAGCGCTGCACCCGCGAAGTGGTGATCCCCGAGGGTATCCACTGCTGTGGTTTCGCCGGCGACAAGGGCTTCACCACGCCCGAGCTGAACGCGCATTCGCTGCGCACGCTCAAGGACGCGGTGCAGTATTGCGAGGAAGGCGTCTCCACCAGCCGCACCTGCGAGATCGGTCTGTCCGCCCATGGCGGTATCGACTATCGCGGCGTGGTCTATCTGGTGGATCGCGTGACTCGCGCGCGTTCGTCCACTGTCCAGGCGTAG
- a CDS encoding response regulator: MRILLAEDDQLLGDGIRAGLGLEGDTVDWVSDGVAADQALATDEFDLLVLDLGLPRKDGLEVLRGLRRRGDLTPVLILTARDKVADRVAGLDAGADDYLTKPFDLDELLARVRALTRRHTGRAAPLLQHGELALDPATHKVSLSGEPVDLAPREYALLRLLLEQRGKVLSRARLVEALYGWDGDLESNAIEVHIHHLRRKLGNGLIRTVRGIGYGIDRPDGAARA, encoded by the coding sequence ATGAGAATCCTGTTGGCAGAAGACGACCAGCTGCTGGGCGATGGCATTCGCGCGGGGCTCGGTCTGGAAGGCGACACCGTGGACTGGGTGAGCGATGGCGTGGCCGCCGACCAGGCGCTGGCCACCGATGAGTTCGACCTGCTGGTCCTCGATCTCGGGCTGCCGCGCAAGGACGGCCTGGAAGTGCTGCGCGGCCTGCGCCGCCGCGGTGACCTGACGCCCGTGCTGATCCTCACCGCCCGCGACAAGGTGGCCGACCGCGTCGCCGGCCTGGACGCAGGCGCCGACGACTACCTGACCAAACCCTTCGACCTCGACGAACTGCTCGCACGCGTCCGCGCCCTGACCCGCCGCCACACCGGCCGCGCCGCGCCGCTGCTGCAACACGGCGAACTGGCACTGGACCCGGCCACCCACAAGGTCAGCCTCAGCGGCGAACCGGTTGACCTGGCACCGCGCGAATACGCCCTGCTGCGCCTGCTGCTGGAACAGCGCGGCAAGGTGCTGTCCCGCGCCCGCCTGGTGGAAGCCCTCTACGGCTGGGACGGGGACCTGGAAAGCAACGCCATCGAAGTCCACATCCACCATCTGCGGCGCAAGCTGGGCAACGGCCTGATCCGCACCGTGCGCGGCATCGGCTACGGCATCGACCGCCCCGACGGCGCCGCGCGAGCTTGA
- a CDS encoding type II toxin-antitoxin system RatA family toxin, whose protein sequence is MSTHIQRSALLPYPAKALYDLVNDVARYPEFLPWCSASTVLEASDTAMRAELTVAKGSITQRFTTRNALVPGQSIEMNLEEGPFSQLHGVWTFKALGDKACKISLDLTFDYAGALVKATLGPLFTQAANTMVDAFCQRAKQLHG, encoded by the coding sequence ATGAGCACGCATATCCAGCGTTCGGCGCTGCTGCCCTATCCGGCGAAGGCGCTGTACGACCTGGTCAACGATGTGGCGCGCTACCCGGAGTTCCTGCCCTGGTGTTCCGCCTCCACCGTGCTGGAGGCCAGCGATACGGCCATGCGCGCCGAGCTGACCGTGGCCAAGGGCAGCATCACCCAGCGCTTCACCACGCGTAATGCGCTGGTGCCGGGGCAGAGCATCGAGATGAATCTCGAGGAAGGCCCGTTTTCCCAGCTGCACGGCGTGTGGACCTTCAAGGCGCTGGGCGACAAGGCCTGCAAGATTTCCCTCGACCTGACCTTCGACTACGCCGGCGCCCTGGTGAAAGCCACCCTCGGCCCGCTGTTCACCCAGGCGGCGAACACCATGGTCGACGCCTTCTGCCAGCGCGCCAAGCAGCTGCATGGCTGA
- a CDS encoding FCD domain-containing protein, producing MSFGQVKQRRLSDDIVERLEAMILEGTLKAGERLPAERVLAEQFGVSRPSLREAIQKLGAKGLLVSRQGGGNYVSEGLGSMFSDPLLHLLESNPEAQRDLLEFRHTLEGSCAFYAAQRATEVDHQRLKQAFDALQDCYQRVGKVSRAEEGAADAAFHLAIAEASHNAVLLHTIRGLFDLLKRNVVTNIGGMYAQRDETREQLMRQHRELYEAIIGGHAEAAREISQRHIDYVQEVLAEVQAKELRLQRAQRRQGAVDA from the coding sequence ATGAGTTTTGGTCAGGTCAAGCAGCGCCGTCTGTCGGACGATATCGTCGAGCGGCTGGAGGCGATGATCCTCGAGGGCACTCTCAAGGCCGGGGAGCGACTGCCTGCCGAGCGCGTGCTGGCCGAACAGTTCGGCGTCTCGCGGCCGTCACTGCGCGAGGCGATCCAGAAGCTCGGCGCCAAGGGTCTGCTGGTCAGTCGTCAGGGCGGTGGCAACTACGTCAGCGAGGGGTTGGGCTCGATGTTCAGCGATCCGCTACTGCACCTGCTGGAGAGCAACCCGGAGGCCCAGCGCGACCTGCTGGAATTTCGCCATACCCTGGAAGGCTCCTGCGCCTTCTACGCGGCGCAACGCGCGACCGAGGTGGATCACCAGCGCCTGAAACAGGCGTTCGATGCGCTGCAGGATTGCTATCAGCGGGTGGGGAAGGTCAGTCGTGCGGAAGAGGGCGCGGCGGATGCGGCCTTCCACCTGGCCATCGCCGAGGCCAGCCACAATGCCGTGTTGCTGCACACCATTCGCGGCCTGTTCGACCTGCTCAAGCGCAACGTGGTGACCAACATTGGCGGGATGTACGCGCAGCGTGACGAGACCCGCGAGCAGCTGATGCGTCAGCACCGCGAGTTGTACGAGGCGATTATCGGCGGGCACGCGGAAGCGGCGCGGGAGATTTCCCAGCGGCATATCGACTACGTGCAGGAAGTGCTGGCCGAGGTGCAGGCGAAGGAATTGCGCCTGCAACGGGCACAGCGACGCCAGGGCGCGGTGGACGCCTGA
- a CDS encoding sensor histidine kinase produces MSGTPRRAGSISRRLLLTLIGGVSLLWLVAGLFTYHLTRQQVNHLYDQDMIDFGQAALSLVDIADSIDADPTPPGEILSRSRKAIEGLPLIHREATLGYSIWYLGEPLLTTERPPAGLDDQPLGFSDLQQGGVNYRVLQIESSGADQIRIWVYEDLHFRSKTLRLLLFSALFPLLLALPLFAVLVWFGVRQGLAPLRSLIEQVHHRSAHSLHPLALNRAPVEVHSLVSELNLLLERLNTAMEAERRLTSDAAHEIRTPLASLRTHAQVALRSSDPAAHAHGLQQVSRSVERISALMEQILLLARLDAEELHEIFRPVNLGLLAEDTIAELAPQAIDKGIDLTFDSQGGSLQGVAPWLELMLTNLVGNALRYTPEGGRVAVSLESASDRLILWVRDNGPGVAAAEQAAIFTRFYRSPSVASSHGSGLGLPIVKRIVEIHHGRISLHEGLDGAGLGVCVELPTTAGPIL; encoded by the coding sequence TTGAGCGGTACGCCACGCCGCGCCGGCTCCATCAGTCGCCGCCTGCTGCTGACCCTGATCGGCGGCGTCTCCCTGCTCTGGCTGGTCGCCGGTCTGTTCACCTACCACCTGACCCGCCAACAGGTGAACCACCTCTACGACCAGGACATGATCGATTTCGGCCAGGCGGCCCTGAGCCTGGTTGACATCGCCGACTCCATCGATGCCGACCCTACGCCGCCGGGGGAAATCCTCTCGCGCAGCCGCAAGGCCATCGAAGGCCTGCCGCTGATCCACCGCGAAGCGACCCTGGGTTATTCAATCTGGTACCTGGGCGAACCGCTGCTGACTACCGAACGCCCGCCCGCGGGCCTGGACGACCAGCCTCTGGGCTTCTCCGACCTGCAACAGGGCGGCGTGAACTACCGGGTGCTGCAGATCGAATCCTCCGGCGCCGACCAGATCCGCATCTGGGTCTACGAGGACCTGCACTTCCGCTCCAAAACCCTGCGCCTGCTGCTGTTCAGCGCGCTCTTCCCCCTGCTGCTGGCGCTGCCGCTGTTCGCCGTGCTGGTCTGGTTCGGCGTACGCCAGGGCCTCGCGCCGCTGCGCAGCCTGATCGAGCAGGTGCACCACCGCAGCGCCCACAGCCTGCATCCGCTGGCGTTGAACCGGGCCCCCGTAGAAGTGCACAGCCTGGTGAGCGAACTGAACCTGCTGCTGGAGCGCCTGAATACCGCGATGGAGGCCGAGCGCCGCCTGACCAGCGACGCCGCCCATGAAATCCGCACGCCGCTGGCCAGCCTGCGCACCCATGCCCAGGTCGCGCTGCGCTCCTCCGACCCGGCCGCCCATGCCCATGGACTGCAGCAGGTCAGCCGCAGTGTCGAGCGCATCAGTGCACTGATGGAGCAGATCCTGCTGCTGGCGCGCCTGGATGCCGAGGAGCTGCACGAAATATTCCGCCCGGTGAACCTCGGCCTGCTGGCCGAAGACACCATCGCCGAGCTGGCGCCGCAGGCCATCGACAAGGGCATCGACCTGACCTTCGATAGCCAGGGAGGGAGCCTGCAGGGCGTCGCGCCCTGGCTGGAGCTGATGCTGACCAACCTGGTCGGCAACGCCCTGCGCTACACCCCCGAAGGCGGCCGCGTGGCCGTCAGCCTGGAAAGCGCGAGCGACCGACTGATCCTCTGGGTGCGCGACAACGGTCCCGGCGTGGCGGCGGCCGAACAGGCAGCGATCTTCACCCGCTTCTACCGCAGCCCAAGCGTCGCCAGCAGCCACGGCAGCGGGCTGGGCCTGCCCATCGTCAAGCGCATCGTGGAAATCCACCACGGGCGCATTTCCCTGCACGAAGGGCTGGACGGCGCCGGCCTGGGCGTCTGCGTCGAACTCCCGACAACCGCCGGGCCGATTCTCTGA
- the lldD gene encoding FMN-dependent L-lactate dehydrogenase LldD, whose protein sequence is MIISASTDYRAAAQRKLPPFLFHYADGGAYAERTLRNNVDDLANIALRQRVLKNMSELSLETKLFDETLSMPIALAPVGLTGMYARRGEVQAARAAAAKGIPFTMSTVSVCPIEEVAPAIDRPMWFQLYVLKDRGFMRNALERAKAAGVKTLVFTVDMPVPGARYRDAHSGMSGPNAPLRRVWQAMTHPSWALDVGLLGKPHDLGNISKYRGNPTGLADYIGWLGANFDPSISWKDLEWIREFWDGPMIIKGILDPEDAKDAVKFGADGIVVSNHGGRQLDGVLSSARALPAIADAVKGDLKILADSGIRNGLDVVRMIALGADTVLIGRAFLYALATHGEAGVKNLLDLFEKEMRVAMVLTGAKTIGEITRDSLVRELGA, encoded by the coding sequence ATGATCATCTCTGCCTCTACCGACTACCGCGCCGCGGCCCAACGCAAGCTGCCGCCGTTCCTCTTCCACTACGCCGACGGCGGCGCCTACGCCGAGCGCACCTTGCGCAACAACGTCGACGACCTGGCCAACATCGCCCTGCGCCAGCGCGTGCTGAAGAACATGTCCGAGCTGAGCCTTGAGACGAAGCTGTTCGACGAGACGTTGAGCATGCCCATCGCCCTGGCCCCCGTCGGCCTGACCGGCATGTACGCCCGGCGCGGAGAAGTACAGGCAGCCCGCGCGGCCGCCGCGAAGGGCATCCCCTTCACGATGTCCACGGTCTCGGTCTGCCCCATCGAGGAAGTCGCCCCGGCCATCGACCGCCCCATGTGGTTCCAGCTCTATGTGCTCAAGGATCGCGGCTTCATGCGCAACGCCCTGGAGCGCGCCAAGGCCGCCGGCGTGAAGACCCTGGTGTTCACCGTCGACATGCCGGTGCCCGGCGCCCGCTACCGAGACGCCCACTCCGGCATGAGCGGCCCGAACGCACCGCTGCGCCGCGTCTGGCAGGCCATGACCCACCCGTCCTGGGCCCTCGACGTCGGCCTGCTGGGCAAGCCCCACGACCTGGGCAACATCTCCAAGTACCGCGGCAACCCGACCGGCCTTGCCGATTACATCGGCTGGCTGGGCGCCAACTTCGACCCGTCGATCTCCTGGAAGGACCTGGAGTGGATCCGCGAGTTCTGGGATGGCCCGATGATCATCAAGGGCATCCTCGACCCGGAAGACGCAAAGGATGCAGTGAAATTCGGTGCCGACGGCATCGTCGTCTCCAACCACGGCGGCCGCCAGCTCGACGGCGTGCTCTCCAGCGCCCGCGCCCTGCCGGCCATCGCCGATGCGGTGAAAGGCGACCTGAAGATCCTCGCCGACTCCGGCATCCGCAACGGCCTGGACGTGGTGCGCATGATCGCCTTGGGCGCGGACACCGTGCTCATCGGCCGCGCCTTCCTCTACGCCCTGGCGACCCACGGCGAAGCCGGCGTGAAGAACCTGCTGGACCTGTTCGAGAAGGAAATGCGCGTGGCCATGGTGCTCACCGGCGCCAAGACCATCGGCGAGATCACTCGCGATTCGCTGGTGCGCGAACTGGGCGCGTGA
- the smpB gene encoding SsrA-binding protein SmpB encodes MAKQKKHPSGTIAQNKKALHDYFIEQRFEAGVALAGWEVKSLRAGKAQLVDSYVLLKDGEAWLLGSHITPLTTASTHVIADPVRTRKLLLHKRELGKLFGAVQQKGYACVALSMYWKKHLIKCEIALAKGKKEYDKRGTEKERDSDREIQRAIRHGKDD; translated from the coding sequence ATGGCTAAACAGAAGAAACACCCTTCGGGGACCATCGCGCAGAACAAGAAGGCTCTGCACGACTACTTCATCGAGCAGCGCTTCGAGGCGGGCGTCGCCCTGGCCGGCTGGGAAGTGAAAAGCCTGCGCGCCGGCAAGGCGCAGCTGGTGGACAGCTACGTGCTGCTCAAGGATGGCGAAGCCTGGCTGCTGGGCAGCCACATCACGCCGCTGACCACTGCCAGCACCCACGTCATCGCCGACCCGGTGCGCACGCGCAAGCTGCTGCTGCACAAGCGCGAGCTGGGCAAGTTGTTCGGTGCCGTGCAGCAGAAAGGCTACGCCTGCGTCGCGCTGTCGATGTACTGGAAGAAGCACCTGATCAAGTGCGAGATCGCACTGGCCAAGGGCAAGAAAGAGTACGACAAGCGCGGCACCGAGAAGGAGCGCGACTCCGACCGGGAAATCCAGCGCGCCATTCGTCACGGCAAGGACGACTGA